Proteins encoded together in one Plasmodium cynomolgi strain B DNA, chromosome 9, whole genome shotgun sequence window:
- a CDS encoding hypothetical protein (putative), producing MQKKRLASKHLEKGKRRSETNGLNTLQGQSVYESNVEKKESTHGHANMKNLSSMKNLSSMKNLSSMKNLSSMKNLSNMKNLSGMINPEDVYSEIICNDINYGAHKSNCNGVIYVNEKQYERIIKRRLKKIKQDIERNREVRAYVAIQSKSCLRMNQFHGNHFNTSLYNYDINSNESFLKTKGERESGVSTGLLIGRGSTALCPNVSSNNNYLTLYDNMRTIIDMKPGSTYDKGNGVYLNQYAPPYSARGWVGSLNLLENQSHQSHHNSQSHHNQHNNQSHQNLHNSQSHQNHQNRHNNQDTLNNMTNVSSASHRTNPNALNHASHREDLQGGAENYVDMNDANVANMANVSNMANMANYSNMANMANYSNMANLNSLTDLANLNSLTDLANLANMSELANMSELANMSELANMPDLANMPDLANLTDFANLTDFSNLANLTDFSNLANLTDFANMASLTNGNNLDNTENAENVIKGASATNEGNLGDMRRVEDHGHMDEMHLGGLGGVHSVGHMGHVGHVGQMGQMGQMGQMSQANHAGQSNHMGQSNHMSQANHMGQANHMSQANHMGQANHMSQANHMNHLNHVNYANQVDHMSYANQVGHSNYPSHAAHLDHQNRAVHLDHQNQVTQLDHQNHGAQIDHHNHGAQLDHQNHASHLGQLNQLSHTNQMNHLNHMRQMSQMSHLNHMNHVNQMNGMNGMNHLNSSGNLTNFCNAITGNFHYGPYDD from the exons ATGCAGAAGAAACGACTGGCCAGCAAACACCTGGAGAAGGGCAAGAGAA GATCCGAGACGAATGGACTTAACACGCTGCAGGGTCAAAGCGTATACGAAAGTAACGtcgagaaaaaggagagcacCCATGGTCATGCCAACATGAAAAACCTGAGCAGCATGAAAAATCTCAGCAGCATGAAAAATCTCAGCAGCATGAAAAACCTGAGCAGCATGAAAAACCTGAGCAATATGAAAAACCTGAGCGGCATGATCAACCCAGAGGACGTATACAGCGAAATAATATGCAACGATATCAATTATGGAGCCCACAAAAGTAACTGCAACGGAGTGATCTACGTGAATGAGAAGCAGTACGAACGGATAATTAAACGGagactgaaaaaaattaaacaagaTATTGAAAGGAATCGAGAAGTACGAGCATATGTGGCCATACAAAGTAAATCCTGCTTACGCATGAATCAATTTCATGGCAACCATTTTAACACGTCTCTTTATAACTATGACATTAATTCGAATGAGTCCTTCTTAAAGACCAAGGGGGAGAGAGAGAGCGGAGTGTCAACAGGCTTGCTAATTGGTAGAGGGTCCACTGCCCTGTGTCCAAACGTCAGCTCCAACAACAACTACCTGACACTGTATGATAATATGAGGACAATTATTGATATGAAGCCTGGCAGTACTTACGACAAAGGAAACGGCGTCTACCTGAACCAGTACGCGCCGCCATACTCCGCCAGGGGGTGGGTGGGCAGTCTCAACCTGCTGGAAAACCAGAGCCATCAGAGTCACCATAACAGCCAGAGCCATCATAACCAGCATAACAATCAGAGCCATCAGAACCTCCATAACAGTCAGAGCCATCAGAACCATCAGAACCGCCACAACAATCAGGACACGCTGAACAACATGACAAATGTGAGCAGCGCGTCTCACAGGACCAACCCGAACGCTCTGAACCACGCAAGCCACAGGGAGGatctgcaggggggggcaGAAAACTACGTCGACATGAACGACGCAAACGTGGCCAACATGGCGAACGTCTCAAATATGGCCAATATGGCTAACTACTCCAACATGGCCAATATGGCGAACTACTCCAACATGGCCAATTTGAATAGCCTCACTGACTTGGCCAATTTGAATAGCTTGACTGACTTGGCCAACCTGGCTAACATGAGTGAATTGGCTAACATGAGTGAACTGGCCAACATGAGTGAATTGGCTAACATGCCTGACCTGGCCAACATGCCCGACCTGGCCAACCTCACTGACTTCGCAAACCTGACTGACTTCTCCAACCTCGCCAACCTGACTGACTTCTCCAACCTCGCCAACCTCACCGACTTCGCCAACATGGCTAGCTTGACCAACGGGAACAACTTGGACAACACGGAGAACGCGGAAAATGTGATAAAAGGGGCGAGCGCGACGAATGAGGGCAACCTTGGGGACATGCGTCGAGTGGAAGACCATGGACACATGGATGAGATGCACCTGGGAGGATTGGGCGGTGTGCACAGCGTGGGTCACATGGGGCATGTGGGGCATGTGGGCCAAATGGGACAGATGGGCCAAATGGGTCAGATGAGCCAAGCCAACCACGCGGGTCAATCCAACCACATGGGCCAATCCAACCACATGAGCCAAGCCAACCACATGGGCCAAGCCAACCACATGAGCCAAGCCAACCACATGGGCCAAGCCAACCACATGAGCCAAGCCAACCATATGAACCACCTAAACCACGTGAACTACGCGAACCAGGTGGACCATATGAGCTACGCGAACCAAGTGGGCCACTCCAATTACCCCAGTCATGCGGCTCACCTAGACCATCAAAACCGCGCGGTTCACCTCGACCACCAGAACCAAGTGACTCAGCTAGACCACCAGAACCATGGGGCTCAGATAGACCACCATAACCATGGGGCTCAGCTAGACCATCAGAACCACGCGTCCCACCTGGGCCAGCTGAACCAGCTGAGCCACACGAACCAAATGAACCACCTCAACCACATGCGACAGATGAGCCAAATGAGCCACTTGAATCACATGAACCACGTCAACCAAATGAACGGCATGAACGGCATGAAtcacctgaacagttcaggcAATTTGACCAACTTCTGTAATGCCATTACCGGAAATTTCCATTATGGTCCCTACGACGACTAG